One segment of Heterodontus francisci isolate sHetFra1 chromosome 26, sHetFra1.hap1, whole genome shotgun sequence DNA contains the following:
- the LOC137384158 gene encoding probable G-protein coupled receptor 139, with amino-acid sequence MDCPIQKNHTHNLHTFAEFHGFAAVHTDAILRAGAHLSRRGRAAVPNDVLAWNATQSSEGVRSTNCSCNIRVGQTPPAGSGNVLPQSLIQRDCLQHEGTHRYTQKMQEKFHRIENKYYLILSVIGVPVNLLAIVILSRGKCGLSTCTTRYLVAMATADLLVIITEVILWRISYYYLMESFLYVTPVCSVNVVLRHAVIDCSVWFTVTFTFDRFVIICCQKLKTKYCTKKTAAVVLATTCILHCLKNIPFYFVYEPLMIIDNVVWLCYPIPSYFTEPGWMGFNRFDKVLTPLLPFALILLLNALTVRHILMASRVRKGLRGQSKGENHSDPEMESRRKSVILLFTISGSFILLWLVYVIHFLYYNITGTDPGDYSDFQYIFEHVGYPLRNLSCCTNTFIYGLTQSKFREQVKIAVKYPVTSIIQLMNKQNN; translated from the exons ATGGATTGTCCAATTCAAAAAAACCATACACACAACTTGCACACATTTGCTGAATTTCATGGGTTCGCCGCAGTTCACACTGATGCGATTttacgtgcaggggctcatttaagtaGAAGGGGCAGAGCGGCCGTCCCCAATGAT gtTCTCGCCTGGAACGCCACTCAGAGTTCCGAAGGTGTGCGGAGCACGAACTGCAGCTGTAATATCAGAGTGGGACAGACGCCGCCTGCAG GATCTGGGAATGTAttgcctcagagtttaatacagagagattgcctgcagcacgaagggacacatCGCTACACCCAGAAAATGCAAGAAAAATTTCACAGAATTGAAAACAAATATTACTTGATCCTttctgtcattggtgttcctg ttaatttactggcgattgtgatcctgtcccggggaaagtgcggactctccacctgcaccactcgctacctggtggccatggcaacggcagatctactggtcattatcactgaggtcatactgtggcgGATCAGTTACTATTATTTAATGGAGTCTTTCCTGTACgttacccctgtgtgtagtgttaacgtTGTCCTGAGACACGCAgtcatagactgttctgtctggttcaccgtcactttcaccttcgatcgatttgtgatcatttgttgccagaaactgaaaacaaaatattgcaccaagaaaactgcggctgtggttctagcaacaacctgcattctgcactgtttaaaaaacatccccttctactttgtatatgaacctttaatgataatcgacaatgtagtttggttgtgttatccaattcCAAGCTATTTCACTGAGCCCGGATGGATGGGATTTAAcaggtttgataaggttttaactccattgctcccattcgctttaattctgttactcaacgctctgacagtcagacacattttaatggccagtcgagtccgtaagggactgaggggtcagagcaagggagagaatcacagtgacccagagatggagagcagaaggaagtctgtgattttactcttcaccatatctggcagcttcatacttctgtggttggtgtatgttatacatttcttatattataacattacaggaacagaTCCAGGAGATTACAGTGATTTTCAATATATATTTGAACATGTCGGTTATCCGCtgaggaatttaagttgctgcacaaacacatttatttatgggttgactcagtccaagttcagagagcaggtcaagatcgcggtgaaatatccggttacatcaattattcaattaatgaataaacaaaacaactga